The following proteins are encoded in a genomic region of Populus nigra chromosome 16, ddPopNigr1.1, whole genome shotgun sequence:
- the LOC133675135 gene encoding uncharacterized protein At3g49055 produces METTSQNPPQPYINHLADSPTNANTIISDHHDRLSQLQSLQHSFDTIQGKSSLMEENLLLLQQQRDDALDNNSQLKLAIQKVSHERDSLRDQVRELEASFKEKEDGFVKRIDEAYLTMEKLEKEMEFLRERNDKLELEIKEARDKNGFLLKINMDLVRPVKESLVKVTECVHDENLIERSDTEENREELDLDDELRSVWEEFKAITRLASEAESKVNEFNEMKKKEIRELESSVVSLTEENRDINSLLRVALVEKEAVERSLNKMKGNNEQKRVALLQFAERGLQRVGFGFMMGSGSNEQSMESSGAGSNTTNASAAASTKSDSSECEEEVVSLASTMERIMKNLRLENSQLRRSLEESRSDAERLQSLVQKQDKEIAENILYIKELEDRERVQAQNVEELLTEIKETEAEVVRWREACELEVEAAKKAIEERDKLVVILKQELEKTKANLEISNGKLKLKDELAVAAMAAQAAAERSLQLADSRAAGLRQRIEELTRQVEEAESKERRCNKVRHICWPWRAIKAATASTANNRVQNARRRMLPEMQALLHHNV; encoded by the exons ATGGAAACCACCTCACAAAACCCTCCTCAGCCCTACATCAATCACCTTGCTGATTCCCCAACCAATGCCAACACCATTATCTCTGACCACCATGATCGCCTCTCTCAGCTTCAATCTCTCCAACACTCTTTTGATACCATTCAAGGAAAATCCTCCTTGATGGAGGAAAACCTACTCCTCCTCCAGCAACAAAGAGATGATGCGCTCGATAACAACTCCCAGCTCAAATTAGCTATCCAAAAAGTTTCCCACGAGAGAGACTCTCTTCGTGACCAAGTTAGAGAACTCGAGGCCTCTTTCAAGGAAAAAGAAGATGGGTTTGTTAAAAGGATTGATGAGGCATATCTGACAAtggaaaaactagaaaaagaaatggaatttCTCAGAGAGAGGAATGATAAGCTGGAGCTTGAGATAAAAGAGGCTAGGGACAAGAATGGGTTCTTGTTGAAGATCAATATGGATTTAGTAAGGCCTGTGAAGGAATCTCTGGTGAAAGTAACAGAGTGTGTACATgatgaaaatttaattgagaGATCTGATACTGAAGAGAACAGGGAAGAATTGGATCTAGATGATGAATTGAGGTCGGTTTGGGAGGAATTCAAGGCAATTACAAGGCTGGCAAGTGAGGCGGAATCAAAAGTAAATGAGTTCAAcgagatgaagaagaaggaaataagGGAATTGGAGAGTAGTGTGGTGAGCTTGACAGAGGAGAATCGAGACATCAATAGCTTGTTAAGGGTTGCTTTGGTGGAGAAGGAGGCTGTGGAGAGGAGTTTGAATAAGATGAAAGGGAACAACGAGCAGAAGAGGGTGGCTTTGTTGCAGTTTGCAGAACGCGGGTTGCAGAGAGTAGGATTTGGTTTCATGATGGGAAGTGGGAGTAATGAACAATCCATGGAAAGTTCAGGAGCTGGTAGCAATACCACTAATGCTTCTGCTGCTGCAAGTACTAAATCAGATAGCAGTGAATGTGAAGAGGAGGTTGTTAGTCTG GCCTCAACTATGGAGAGAATAATGAAGAATTTACGGCTCGAAAACAGTCAACTAAGGAGATCTCTGGAAGAATCTAG GTCAGATGCTGAGCGATTACAAAGCCTTGTGCAAAAACAAGATAAAGAAATTGCAGAGAACATACTGTACATAAAAGAGCTGGAAGATAGAGAGAGGGTGCAAGCTCAAAAT GTTGAGGAACTCCTGacagaaataaaagaaactgaGGCAGAAGTTGTGAGATGGAGAGAAGCTTGCGAGCTGGAAGTGGAAGCTGCGAAAAAAGCGATTGAAGAACGCGACAAATTG GTTGTTATCTTGAAACAAGAACTGGAGAAAACAAAGGCTAATTTAGAGATATCAAATGGCAAGTTAAAGCTGAAAGATGAACTAGCAGTTGCTGCAATGGCTGCCCAGGCAGCAGCAGAGAGGTCTCTGCAGCTAGCTGATAGCAGGGCCGCAGGACTTCGTCAGCGAATTGAGGAGCTAACAAGGCAAGTAGAAGAAGCGGAGAGCAAAGAGCGGAGATGCAACAAGGTCAGGCATATATGTTGGCCATGGCGGGCCATCAAAGCGGCCACAGCTAGCACTGCAAATAATAGAGTTCAGAATGCGAGACGACGAATGCTGCCAGAAATGCAAGCCTTGCTTCATCACAATGTCTGA
- the LOC133675741 gene encoding uncharacterized protein LOC133675741, producing MPVVTPVNSITDVMRPEEGNDSSLDTFIRDAIGRQPLLSFWRPNDKPVQWIQLLNALDQPDYPGWPLLTPLKVQMQKCSKCSREFCSSINYRRHLRVHHRLKRLDKDSAKNRDMLGAFWDKLSEDEAKEILSFKDVTLEEVPGSSIIKSLTTVIRKPVISSLTQSCWRAGSALLDLVQGRPSRCPLSSGRLFSILDDASEKTFLCGTAVLIQKYIFDGGAGKIGLEAKNIVACTSFVVEQKLIKAWLADKDAEALRCQKLLVEEEEAAQRRLAELLERKKQKKLRHKEQKAKEQRQDEKVDVKECIDDTLEAVPQAEQSCPLAISDSDTLGSETLPDDVPSSLEPSLLPRTDEDIDLENQIVHGGERSKLQGNSHRHMVVTRWHAPSRSQRNSLSNVFHASQNSQAPKPGAMEKHGIQRDFKPGPMVNGNRKWSQKPKPEYNGESLKARVKKEVITEPEHEKKGEVLIGSISVTLGNCSHDESNNLDGAQDDCLVEHEISKKKNVQEKHNRPDSVQCGMNRPTVKLWRPVSRNGTKGLILVENGNRKCQPDGIDGKVEDQILFNNSSLRSCAMDDSFGGMENGPPLGDLNRGGLQFSSHEAKAFLAERWKRAIAAEHVKLALSPDYQVAANHSLDIRKQDVIGSAENQLVDVKAQESSTAGAAKAKCKTKPDKGVKLKYIPKHRSIT from the exons ATGCCAGTTGTGACACCTGTGAACAGTATTACTGATGTGATGAGACCAGAGGAGGGGAATGATTCTTCTCTGGATACATTCATCAGGGATGCCATTGGGAGACagcctcttctttctttttggagGCCAAATGATAAGCCTGTTCAGTGGATCCAATTACTCAATGCTCTCGATCAGCCAG ATTACCCAGGTTGGCCTTTGCTCACTCCTTTGAAGGTGCAGATGCAAAAATGCAGCAAGTGTTCCCGAGAGTTTTGTTCTTCCATTAACTATAGAAGACACTTGCGTGTTCACCATAGGTTGAAAAGACTTGATAAG GATTCTGCCAAAAACAGGGACATGTTAGGAGCATTTTGGGATAAG cTTTCTGAGGATGAGGCAAAGGAAATATTATCATTCAAGGATGTGACTTTGGAG GAAGTTCCAGGGTCTTCGATTATAAAGTCATTGACGACAGTTATTCGGAAACCAGTGATTTCTTCGCTTACTCAATCTTGTTGGAGAGCTGGTTCTGCCCTTTTG GATCTTGTCCAAGGGAGGCCCTCCAGGTGTCCCTTGTCTTCTGGACGGCTATTCAGTATTCTTGATGATGCAAGTGAAAAAACGTTTTTGTGTGGAACAGCTgtattaatacaaaaatatatttttgatggcGGGGCTGGGAAGATTGGGCTTGAAGCAAAGAATATAGTTGCTTGCACAAGCTTTGTGGTGGAACAGAAATTG ATTAAAGCATGGCTTGCAGACAAGGATGCAGAAGCTTTGAGGTGCCAAAAGTTGCtcgtggaggaggaggaagccGCCCAAAGAAG GCTGGCTGAACTCTTGGAAAGGAAGAAGCAGAAAAAACTGAGGCACAAAGAACAGAAAGCGAAGGAGCAAAGGCAAGACGAGAAGGTCGATGTTAAGGAGTGTATTGATGACACTCTGGAGGCTGTGCCTCAAGCTGAACAATCTTGCCCCTTGGCTATATCTGATTCTGATACGCTTGGTTCAGAGACCCTGCCAGATGATGTCCCCTCATCTCTTGAACCCTCACTACTACCAAGAACAGATGAAGATATTGATTTGGAAAATCAGATAGTGCATGGTGGTGAACGGTCAAAGTTACAAGGAAATAGTCATAGGCATATGGTTGTTACTCGATGGCATGCTCCTTCAAGATCACAACGGAATAGTCTGTCAAATGTTTTCCATGCAAGTCAAAATTCTCAAGCTCCAAAACCTGGCGCCATGGAGAAGCATGGAATTCAAAGGGATTTTAAGCCTGGGCCCATGGTCAATGGCAATAGAAAGTGGAGCCAAAAACCTAAACCAGAATATAATGGGGAGAGTCTTAAAGCTAGAGTAAAAAAGGAAGTAATAACTGAACCAGAGCATGAGAAGAAGGGGGAGGTTCTGATTGGCTCTATATCTGTCACTCTTGGAAATTGTAGCCATGATGAAAGTAACAACTTGGATGGAGCCCAGGATGATTGCCTTGTAGAgcatgaaatttcaaagaagaaaaatgtgcaGGAGAAGCACAACAGACCTGATTCTGTTCAATGTGGCATGAATCGGCCAACAGTAAAGCTTTGGAGGCCTGTTAGTCGAAATGGAACAAAAGGTCTAATACTAGTTGAGAATGGCAATAGAAAATGCCAACCCGATGGCATTGATGGTAAGGTTGAGGATCAGATCTTGTTCAATAACAGCTCTCTAAGATCATGTGCCATGGATGATAGCTTTGGTGGGATGGAGAATGGTCCTCCACTGGGGGATCTTAACCGAGGAGGCTTGCAGTTCTCAAGCCATGAAGCAAAGGCTTTTCTTGCAGAGA GGTGGAAGCGGGCCATTGCTGCTGAGCATGTGAAATTGGCTCTATCCCCAGACTATCAAGTTGCTGCAAATCATTCATTGGATATTAGAAAGCAAGACGTCATTGGCAGTGCAGAAAATCAGTTGGTTGATGTGAAGGCACAAGAGTCATCAACTGCTGGAGCTGCTAAAGCCAAGTGTAAAACAAAGCCTGATAAGGGTGTCAAGTTAAAGTATATACCTAAACATAGATCCATCACTTAA
- the LOC133675744 gene encoding uncharacterized protein LOC133675744 → MSGGVGPTCNDISLPNEREQEQKLQEDLASLKNPKSTTTSKKAGFLSFRQLNVLAVMTVFAASGMVSPEDFAFVVFSIIYLYFFSKVAFPTTNPPRDSVVFDPKNKILRLYVFVGAIIGLFLPIAYIFEGIFEGDKEGIKAAAPHVFLLAAQVFMEGVASSDRFSIPIRVFVPVFYNSRRIFTLVDWLRDEISKAEQDYGGSTWRLHIGRALAVANLAFWCFNLFGFLLPVYIPRAFKKYYSGFKVKD, encoded by the coding sequence ATGTCAGGTGGTGTTGGTCCAACATGTAATGACATAAGCCTTCCAAACGAAAGAGAACAAGAACAGAAGCTCCAAGAAGACCTTGCTTCCTTGAAAAACCCTAAAAGCACTACCACTTCAAAGAAAGCTGGTTTCTTGAGCTTTCGTCAACTAAATGTTCTTGCTGTTATGACTGTCTTTGCTGCGAGTGGGATGGTAAGCCCTGAAGACTTTGCTTTTGTTGTCTTCTCCATCATTTACTTGTACTTTTTCTCCAAAGTTGCATTCCCGACCACCAACCCTCCTAGAGACTCTGTAGTTTTCGATCCGAAAAACAAGATTCTTCGCCTATACGTGTTTGTGGGTGCTATTATTGGACTCTTTCTCCCCATAGCATACATCTTTGAAGGCATTTTCGAGGGAGATAAAGAAGGGATCAAGGCAGCAGCGCCGCATGTTTTTCTCCTAGCAGCTCAGGTTTTCATGGAAGGAGTGGCATCTTCTGACAGGTTTTCGATCCCAATTCGTGTTTTCGTGCCTGTGTTTTATAATTCAAGGAGGATTTTCACACTTGTGGATTGGTTGAGGGATGAGATCTCAAAGGCGGAACAGGATTATGGAGGATCTACTTGGAGGCTCCATATTGGTAGAGCTCTTGCTGTGGCTAACCTGGCCTTTTGGTGCTTCAATCTTTTCGGCTTCTTGTTGCCTGTTTATATCCCTAGAGCCTTCAAGAAGTACTACTCTGGATTCAAGGTCAAGGATTAA
- the LOC133675742 gene encoding SKP1-like protein 21 isoform X1, with protein MLIFMSLGFNKGSCWEALIQSLCASEEMSEAGMAVVKPQMKSYIWLQTADGSIQQVEEEVAMFCPMICREIIQTGMGSSKNYAISLPQRVNPAILGLILDYCRFHQVPGRSNKERKTFDEKFIRMDTKRLCELTSAADSLQLKPLVDLTSRALARIIEGKTPEEIRETFHLPDDLTEEEKLEPLRNITDDPRIRLLNRLYARKRKELKEREKLKDVEVEEERADDRSVEDLLSFINGADGDSKGCRTSKNKKKNRRKKDQSKDSSSNNSNENQKKESDTLPSACPNDEVSDILAASPSRTSNSQDFDDAGIDDDLDPAKMEELDREVEDFARRLNSDWPERMQEILSLGPERRLVSMNVNGSLRRYSGLDRR; from the exons ATGCTGATATTCATGTCGTTGGGATTCAACAAAGGGTCATGTTGGGAAGCATTGATACAGAGCCTATGTGCATCTGAAGAA ATGTCAGAAGCTGGAATGGCTGTAGTGAAACCCCAG ATGAAGTCTTACATTTGGCTCCAAACTGCCGATGGTTCTATCCAACAAGTAGAAGAAGAGGTAGCCATGTTTTGCCCCATGATATGCCGAGAAATTATTCAAACAGGCATGGGATCGTCCAAGAATTATGCTATATCACTTCCTCAACGAGTGAATCCTGCCATTTTGGGCTTAATACTTGATTACTGCCGGTTTCATCAAGTACCAGGTCGCTCTAATAAG GAGCGAAAAACTTTTGATGAAAAGTTCATTCGGATGGATACAAAAAGATTATGTGAGTTGACATCTGCTGCAGACAGCCTCCAGTTGAAACCTTTGGTTGATCTTACAAGCCGTGCGCTTGCTCGAATTATTGAAGGGAAAACTCCCGAGGAGATACGTGAAACATTTCATTTGCCTGATGATCTCACAGAG GAAGAAAAATTGGAGCCTCTTAGAAACATCACTGATGATCCACGAATCCGGCTTCTAAATCGATTATATGCAAGAAAGCGGAAagaattaaaagagagagaaaaattgaag GATGTTGAGGTTGAGGAGGAGCGTGCAGATGACCGCTCAGTTGAGGATCTCCTATCATTTATAAATGGTGCAGATGGAG ATTCAAAGGGGTGTAGAACgagtaagaataaaaagaaaaaccggAGAAAAAAAGATCAATCAAAAGATTCCTCCTCAAACAATTCaaatgaaaaccaaaagaag GAGTCAGACACTCTCCCTTCTGCTTGCCCTAATGATGAGGTTAGCGATATTTTGGCAGCCTCTCCTAGTAGAACTTCAAATTCTCAAGACTTTGATGATGCTGGCATTGATGATGATTTAGATCCTGCAAAGATGGAGGAACTTGACAG GGAGGTTGAGGACTTTGCTCGTAGATTAAATTCGGATTGGCCAGAAAGGATGCAGGAAATATTGTCGTTGGGCCCAGAAAGAAGGCTTGTATCTATGAATGTCAATGGATCTTTACGTAGATATTCAg GTTTGGACCGGAGATAA
- the LOC133675742 gene encoding SKP1-like protein 21 isoform X2, whose translation MSEAGMAVVKPQMKSYIWLQTADGSIQQVEEEVAMFCPMICREIIQTGMGSSKNYAISLPQRVNPAILGLILDYCRFHQVPGRSNKERKTFDEKFIRMDTKRLCELTSAADSLQLKPLVDLTSRALARIIEGKTPEEIRETFHLPDDLTEEEKLEPLRNITDDPRIRLLNRLYARKRKELKEREKLKDVEVEEERADDRSVEDLLSFINGADGDSKGCRTSKNKKKNRRKKDQSKDSSSNNSNENQKKESDTLPSACPNDEVSDILAASPSRTSNSQDFDDAGIDDDLDPAKMEELDREVEDFARRLNSDWPERMQEILSLGPERRLVSMNVNGSLRRYSGLDRR comes from the exons ATGTCAGAAGCTGGAATGGCTGTAGTGAAACCCCAG ATGAAGTCTTACATTTGGCTCCAAACTGCCGATGGTTCTATCCAACAAGTAGAAGAAGAGGTAGCCATGTTTTGCCCCATGATATGCCGAGAAATTATTCAAACAGGCATGGGATCGTCCAAGAATTATGCTATATCACTTCCTCAACGAGTGAATCCTGCCATTTTGGGCTTAATACTTGATTACTGCCGGTTTCATCAAGTACCAGGTCGCTCTAATAAG GAGCGAAAAACTTTTGATGAAAAGTTCATTCGGATGGATACAAAAAGATTATGTGAGTTGACATCTGCTGCAGACAGCCTCCAGTTGAAACCTTTGGTTGATCTTACAAGCCGTGCGCTTGCTCGAATTATTGAAGGGAAAACTCCCGAGGAGATACGTGAAACATTTCATTTGCCTGATGATCTCACAGAG GAAGAAAAATTGGAGCCTCTTAGAAACATCACTGATGATCCACGAATCCGGCTTCTAAATCGATTATATGCAAGAAAGCGGAAagaattaaaagagagagaaaaattgaag GATGTTGAGGTTGAGGAGGAGCGTGCAGATGACCGCTCAGTTGAGGATCTCCTATCATTTATAAATGGTGCAGATGGAG ATTCAAAGGGGTGTAGAACgagtaagaataaaaagaaaaaccggAGAAAAAAAGATCAATCAAAAGATTCCTCCTCAAACAATTCaaatgaaaaccaaaagaag GAGTCAGACACTCTCCCTTCTGCTTGCCCTAATGATGAGGTTAGCGATATTTTGGCAGCCTCTCCTAGTAGAACTTCAAATTCTCAAGACTTTGATGATGCTGGCATTGATGATGATTTAGATCCTGCAAAGATGGAGGAACTTGACAG GGAGGTTGAGGACTTTGCTCGTAGATTAAATTCGGATTGGCCAGAAAGGATGCAGGAAATATTGTCGTTGGGCCCAGAAAGAAGGCTTGTATCTATGAATGTCAATGGATCTTTACGTAGATATTCAg GTTTGGACCGGAGATAA